Proteins encoded in a region of the Armatimonadota bacterium genome:
- a CDS encoding CPBP family intramembrane metalloprotease has translation MSDETGHEPITLQGAGPLLAPPVVPEKPRATWVWGFLLALFTLLIGMRFLVSPEPAAHGFDDASADSTFRIALVSRQAGSLLSTRASSDALKAPSSRELKEVKDKVSPFAKTDTLAATYDLAIGRELGLEPDPAALELLEKGKPEEAAIARLYRDVPLGEDALATLEKNPPEGFVGKVVLSHAKSEATGRTVRAVDDVDVMKAGLGGLLMIGVAFLGLLVLALSPVLIKAFKKAGMIGPIERPDKSTGDRMAGRTVVFIVCFLAVMSFVPIALQGRLVTGVSSVIAYLALIGLVGFLSSQPFLGKGDTVREVFGRSDRKPALALMGAMAFAANIPIVFLTALIGTRLFPNMPAPHHPVSEMVGKDLNPVTVACLFVMVGVMAPIVEETAFRGYLFKGLLAYLKPVPSIALCGFLFAAIHPQGVLLWVPLALVGAMAAVLTGWTRSLLPAMVMHGLHNSFLLIVGFTVLGS, from the coding sequence ATGTCTGACGAGACGGGCCACGAGCCGATCACATTGCAGGGTGCCGGACCGCTCCTGGCGCCACCGGTCGTGCCAGAGAAACCTCGCGCCACGTGGGTCTGGGGGTTCCTCTTAGCGCTTTTCACGCTGTTGATCGGCATGCGTTTCCTCGTTTCGCCCGAACCTGCCGCCCACGGATTCGACGATGCCTCCGCCGACAGCACCTTCCGGATCGCCCTCGTCTCCCGCCAAGCCGGCTCGCTGCTCTCGACCCGAGCGTCGTCCGACGCGCTCAAGGCGCCTTCGTCCCGCGAATTGAAGGAAGTCAAGGACAAGGTCTCGCCCTTCGCCAAGACCGATACGTTGGCCGCCACTTATGATCTCGCGATCGGCCGCGAACTCGGCCTTGAACCGGATCCGGCCGCGCTCGAGCTTTTGGAGAAGGGAAAGCCCGAAGAGGCCGCGATCGCACGACTCTACCGCGACGTCCCTCTCGGAGAGGACGCCCTGGCCACCCTCGAAAAGAACCCACCCGAGGGTTTCGTCGGCAAGGTCGTCCTGTCCCATGCCAAGTCCGAAGCCACGGGCCGGACGGTACGGGCGGTCGACGACGTCGATGTCATGAAGGCAGGGCTCGGCGGCCTTCTCATGATCGGAGTGGCCTTCCTCGGACTGCTCGTCCTTGCCCTGTCGCCGGTGCTCATCAAAGCTTTCAAGAAAGCTGGGATGATCGGCCCGATCGAACGGCCGGACAAGAGCACGGGCGACCGTATGGCGGGTCGGACCGTCGTCTTCATCGTTTGCTTCTTGGCGGTCATGTCATTCGTTCCGATCGCTCTTCAAGGACGGCTTGTCACGGGAGTCTCGAGCGTCATCGCATATCTCGCCCTGATCGGCCTTGTCGGGTTCTTGAGTTCCCAGCCGTTCCTCGGCAAGGGCGACACGGTCCGCGAGGTCTTCGGGCGGTCGGACCGGAAGCCGGCCCTGGCATTGATGGGGGCCATGGCGTTCGCGGCGAACATTCCGATCGTGTTCCTGACGGCACTGATCGGGACCCGCCTGTTCCCGAACATGCCCGCACCCCACCATCCGGTTTCCGAGATGGTCGGGAAAGATTTGAACCCGGTCACGGTCGCTTGCCTCTTCGTCATGGTCGGCGTCATGGCCCCCATCGTCGAGGAGACGGCGTTCCGGGGATACCTCTTTAAGGGACTCCTCGCGTACTTGAAACCCGTGCCTTCGATCGCGTTGTGCGGGTTCTTGTTCGCGGCCATCCATCCCCAGGGCGTGTTGCTCTGGGTCCCGCTCGCTTTGGTCGGCGCGATGGCGGCGGTTTTGACAGGTTGGACGCGGTCGCTCCTGCCCGCGATGGTGATGCACGGGCTGCACAATTCGTTCCTCCTCATCGTCGGCTTTACGGTCCTCGGGTCATGA